The DNA region ATTTGGGCCTTGAATTGGGCCATTTCATTCCAGTCAATCTTGTGGTGGTCTTCATTGTGCATAGAAGATAGTCTTGCTTTcaatttctcaatttctttGTCTGCTCTAGAGAAGGTGACCTTCTGCCATTTAGTGAGTCCTATTTGGCAACTTTTGACTTTGTTTTGTAGGGTCTCCCAGTCATTTTCTCCCTGAGGAGTGGTATTCCATGCATCCTCTACCACTTTGCTACAATCTTTATGTTCATTCCAGAAGGCCTCATATTTGAATTGGCGTCCGCTTCGGTGTTTTGGGACCGGATCAAGAATTAGGGGTGAGTGATCAGATGAAACAACAGGAAGGGCTACAACGAGGGCATGGGGGTAGAGGCTTCTCCAGCTCCAGTTGCTGAGAACTCTATCGAGCTTTTCCCTGGTCACGAACCCTTCCCTTGGGTTGCTTAGCCATGTGTATTTACATCCCTTAATGTCTATGTTAGCGAGGGCATTGGAATCCACAAAACTCCTGAAACGGTTGAGGCTTTGCTGTGATTGTGGGTGGAGGCCATCTTTCTCATGCTGGTAGAGGGTCTCATTAAAGTCGCCTAGGCAGCACCATGGTCCTTGGGCTAGAGGTTTGAGGCGGGAGATGGAATCCCAGAGAGCTTGGCGTCGTTGGCGAAGGGGTTCGCCATAGATGAAAGTGTATTCTGCTCCAATGACCTTTTCCTTCTCAGTAATCATAACATGGATATAATTTTGGTTTGAGTCAAGAATTTCAACAGTACATTCTTTGTTCCAGAACAGAGCAAGACCACCAGCAGTTCCAATGGGATCTACACAGAAAAAGTTTGAGAAGTGTAGGGCAAATTTCAGGCGTTCAATCTTGTTCCTCCGTGCCCGCGTCTCCATGAGGAACAAGATGGAGGGTTTTTGTTTTGAGTTGATCTCCTTCAACTCCCTGGCTGTCGTGGAGGCCCCCACTCCGCGACAGTTCCAGCTGATCAGCCTCATTGATACGTTGGGGGCAGATTAATGCCCGCCACCCCAGCCATGGTAACAAAACTTTGAGAGGAATGTTCTTTGGGGTATTCCGCCTCCTCCATTGCATCTTGAGattcttttttcttcctttttgcaATTGCCTCGGTGTTGTCCTTCTCCTTAGTGATTTGTAGGTTCCTCTCCCTCTTCAGATTGAGGATTTCCTGGAGTGAGATGCTTAATTGGTTTTCATGTCCATTTGTCAGTGCCCGTGAGTTTCTTTGGTGTTCTCCTTCTTCGTCTGGAGGGAACTCGGCGAAGTAGCTTGATGGGGTTGGGTTTTTTGGGGTGGTTTTGTGGGGGTTCCTCCAGTGGGGTTGGGTCGTGGTGGGAGTATGATGTTTTGGGGATGAGCTCAAAGCATGAGGTGGGGTAGAAGGGAGTTGGCCCTCTTGATTTTCATTCTGTAGTTGTAGTTGGTCAGCTCTCCTGAGGCCCATTCCAGTACAAACCACGAGATAAGGGAAGTTTATGTTGGTGGGCTGGAGATTTGGGCTATGTGTGGATTGGGAGAATAAGTTTTTTTGGCCCAGTTGAGGGGTAAGGTAACCCGCCTCCACAGAGTGTGAGGCGCTAGGGTTCCTTTTTGCTTCGTCAGTGGGGCCTGTTGCGGGAGTCAACTCTGTGGGATCCAGTTGTGGGGCCTCTGTGAGTTGGTGAGTCAGACCTGGCATTGGGTGATGGTTGGGAGTAAACATCGGACTAACTTGTCCCCTCTGTACAAGGTTTGTTGGTTGTGTTGTATGTGTGGGCCCTTTGCTCCCCAGATCCTCGTCATGCAAGTTCCCATGTCCCGGTGAGGCCGAGTTCTCTGAGGTGGTTCCGGTGGCCATGAATCCCAAAGGTCTTGGGGGCTGGGTACTTAATTTTGGGCCAAAGCGCGGCTTGGTTGGATCGGGGATTGCCATGAGCTTCTCTTTCTTGCATCTCCGGTGGTCATGACCAAAGCAACCGCGGGTATAGCAAAAATCCTGGAGTTTTTCGTAACGGATGGAAACCCAGGTCCTCGGCAGAGATGGTCGTGGAATCCACACTCCCGTGAGGAGAGGCTTTTGGGTGTTGAGAAGTACGCGGGCTCTAATAAAAGGTCTATTGAGGTTTCCTGTACCCATGGGTTTTCCACTTCTACTACTTGACCAGCCAGTTCAGTTATCCTAGCTGCATTCCTTGTTGAGAAGGTCTCGAGGGGGAGACCATGTAATTGTATCCAGAAGAGGACAaggtcaaaactcagctcctgTATGGAGACGTCATGACGCCATTGTTGGAGGCTTAGAAAGTTGCCCATAACCGTCCATGGGGAGTCCTGTAGCACCTTGGCGGTGTCCTCCTTGTCCTTGAAGCGGAAGAGGAAAAGATTTGGTCCTAGGTCCGTAATTTCCCAGCCCTTTAGCTGGTTCCACGCAGTGTCCATGAGGCCTTTGACAGCTATGCGGTTGATGTTTCTATCGGTGAGGATACGCCCCACTAGGGCATTTTCAGCAAAGTGGTGGGTTTCAGGAGAGTCAAAATCGAGGATGACAGAGGCTCCTTCTGGATCAGTGTCCATTGCCAGGGGGTGTCACGGAGAGGGAAAGAAGGTGGGAGGGGTAGCTTTTTagtggttgaagatgatgaggtagGCGGGGGATGGATATGAGTAAGCTAGGGTGAGAGGGAAGTGGTTGAGGGGGTAGGGTTGAGTGAGAGGGTAGGGTGTGTAGTTGACCGTAGACTCCGACTAAGCAGAGAAGATACTCCGACGGGGCGGAGAAAAGCTCTCATAGTAGAGAGAAAAATTCAGATCgatgttggtttttttttttcccctAAATATGTTATGAGCAACATTCTCACGTGTTATCTAGCACAACTTGAATTTTCTCTTCAACACAAAATCCTTAACACCATGGTAGACATATACCTCCCCACCTCTCTACTCCATCTCCATGTGTGGCTCCAAAGCTAAGGAGCCCAACCCAAATAATGAACCACTATAAGAAAGACATCCTACATTCATGAAATAAGATATCAATAAACCTTATTTACTAAAATATGGGCTTTGATTAATCCGACCAAAAACCGGACAAAAGGCGGCACccaaatatttatataaataaacaGAGATAAAGCACTGTGCTCAATTCAATATTTCAATTTCACcattctcatttcttttttttcctccAATTCCCAAACCCCTTGTTTCACAATTCAGATAGCTAgctatcaaaattcaaaaccgaGTCGTCAACAATCAACTCGCCGACTCAGTTTCCCAATCTCATCATGGCCAGTGCCACGCCGACGCGTTCCTCCGAAGACATCCTCAACACGGCGCCGCTGCTATCAAATTCCGCCGGCTCCTCCGCCGAAATCAACTCCGACCGTCGATTCGCTCGGAGGCAGAGGCTCATGCAAGCGGCGCGGTTCATCCGCCAGGCGAGTGGCCAGGGAATGATGCGCGAGCCCTCGGTGATGGTTCGCGAGGCCGCAGCGGAGCAGTTGGAGGAGAGGCAGAGCGATTGGGCGTATTCGAAGCCGGTTGTCATACTCGACCTCGTTTGGAACTTCGCCTTCGTCGTGGCTTCCACCGCCGTGTGTGTTCTCAGCCGAACTGAAGCGCCGGATATGCCTCTGAGGCTGTGGATTGCGGGTTATGCTTTGCAATGCGTTATTCATATGGTTTGTGTCTGTGTCGAGTTTAGGAGGCGGAGGCGGAACCTACACAACGGGGTGCCTGGGGTTAGCACCAGCAGTGCGAATTTGAGTTCTGCTTCAAGGGTGGGTTCTCGTTCTGCTTCTGGCTATGTATCGTTTGCGCAATTCGATGAAGAGCGTACTAGGTGAATTTCTTAACTTTGTTGGGTTTAATTCAGATTAAGAAACAATAAAATTTTCATGACATTTCAATATATATTAAGGTTTTGATTTTCACTCTTATCAAGAGATTACAGGGATTGTTATGTGATAATTAGCTAATTTTCTGTGAGAGGACTTATTCTTATTCGATTTTTCAAAGCATAGATGTAAGTTTGTAAGAATCACTTTTGAGTGTAATAGTGTATAACAATTCCTCCTTGGACCAATTTGTTTTTTAGAATATAGCAAGGAAAGAATTAGATGCATTATTGAATATGTTCTTGTTCTTCCATAATCTATACtcttcaccaaacatttttgtTTGTGCATTATGGCAAACATTTCTATCTTCTTCTACTCTTATACAACTCTCTGCTTGAAGATTATGAACTTtccttttattttgaatttgtttgtttatgttttttctttttttactaAATTTGAACAATAATTTGAACTCAATTTAATTTATGAGCTATAGTCTCAATCCTATCACCCAAATGGACTCATCTTGTGAATTCGATAATGCACTGCTTTCTCCAAAAGAATgcatttttttaagattaacaAATGCCAGGTTTAAATACATCACTGGTAAGAGGATAGACTAGATAGAAGATAATCCAATAGATAGAGATAGGTCTATAAAAAGTAATTGGCTAAACTATTAGAATGTTTTCATTTATATGGTCTATCATTTGACGTGATTCATGAATATACATTATGTGTTACAACATTATCTAGTGGGAAGTGGGAACAGCTTTAATTATTGAAGTTATTTTTACCTGATAGGCTGATATGCATTAACCTTCTAGCTTGAATGAGAGAGTTACTTTCTTATTTTGTGCATATAAAACAGTGTTTGGGAAGAACCAATATGCCAATAGTAGCTTTGTATTACTGGCAAGCATGAGAGCAATTATTGTTATACATGGAAACGGCACCATCTATTATCTAATGAATGTAGTTGTCAGTGTTGATTTTTCATTATCTATCTCATGTTTGTTATTTTTCTCCTCAGTGTTGCAAAACATTTGGAATCAGCCAATACCATGTTTTCATTTATTTGGTGGATTATTGGATTCTACTGGGTATCCGCTGGTGGTCAAGATTTAGCCCAAGATTCTCCTCAGCTTTACTGGTTTGCCCTCTCTCAATCTCTCTCCTTCTGATTGTTgacatttattttaataaacaaTTCATTTGTGATTCACTCATCTTTTGGCTATTCAACTCTTATTTTAGCTCAATACTTTTTGACCCAGTTTACATGCTTCGCAGGCTATGTATAATCTTCCTGGGTTTTGATGTAGTCTTTGTTGTTTTCTGTGTTGCACTGGCGTGTATCATTGGTATCGCCGTCTGCTGTTGTCTTCCATGTATCATTGCAATTCTTTATGCAGTTGCAGACCAGGTATGTTGGATCAGTCTTTCACGATGCGTTCTCGTTTTTAAGATTTTATAGCTGTATTAATCTACTGTCTGAGAAGCTCTAATTGGAATTACTATATTCTGTGTGAATTTGGTTTGGAATTTACTAAGAATTAATTATCTGTTAAGTGACTATGCAAGTTTAACCATTTCAGAACTGTTAAATAATATGTGGAAAAGATTGATAGAGGAATCCTTGTATTTGTAGAACATGTAAGTAGAGAGATTAGACAAGTGTGACGTCTAAATTCTCCACATGTGGTAAAACCTCAGAGACTGTTTATGAACTTTTGTTCCTCTTATTTAAGGGTTGAAAGCAAGGCATAGTataacattttatattattttactcTAAAATTAGAGACATGATTTGGAGAGAAAATCCAGTTATTGTAATTTGGAATATATTTTTGGCCAAGGATGGATTCTATGACCAAGTGGGGGGTGGGGGGGGATGGCGGGCATTGATTTTGGGAGGAGTGGGAGTCTGAGAGATGGTGTGGTTGTTGGGATAGGATAGGTTACTGAATTTCATCTTGAGACAACGTGACTTTTGTTTTGGCGGGGTGCTAATTGTTAGAATGTGTAATTGAGATGGGGATTGTTCTCACGTGTAACTGTTATTCTGCACCAATTTTGTATCAAGCCCTTCTCGGAACCAGAGATAGAAGTTTCATAAACATTCGGTTTTCTTTCTATATTCTGATTCAGTTCTATCGCAAACTCTGCCTCATAACTTTATTTCCTAGAGTGTGTAGTATATTGTGAATGTATCACTAATTATGGTCGTTTTAAAATCAATCTTGTTTGCAACTAGTTGGCTGTTGGCCTGCATAAATGTGAAGTGAATATCCAAATGAGTTTATGTTCGACTAGTCATAATGACAATGTTGTATATCCTAGGACTGTTTAAATGGAGATATTTACTGTAATTTAttaatctctctctctccatgGGTAAAAAAGCAGGAAGGGGCATCCAAGGAAGACATTGAGCAGTTGTCAAGATTTAAATTCCGAAGAATTGAAAGTAATGAGAAACCTACTGGCAATGCTCAAGGACCTGGTGGAGGAATAATGACCGAATGCCTGGCTGATTCACCAATTGAACATGTTCTTGCCGAGGAGGATGCGGTATGTTGTAAACTTTGGTTATGTATGAGCTTAACTTATTCTCAGTCTTCAAGTGGTCTTGCTGCTCTGTATCTTATTGTATATCATTTCACTGTATCCGAATGGGAAATCTGTGTCTCGTTTCAAATACAGACTTTGTTGCATACTCTTTTTATTTACCTATTCACCTTCAGAACACCCTCTTACAATGAAGGATgctatatgtatatattttggTTGTATGCGTTCTTGGCCTTCCTACCCGTTTTTTTCTTATCTAGTCATTTCCAGTATCACATTGTACCGCTAAGGAAATTGACATAATGGTTTGAGTGCTAGATAATTCTGATATATAATAACTAAGTTGTTTGACAAATCGGCTTAATCCTCTGTGACACTAATAATCTTAAGTTTTTCTTTGTTGATGGTATACTATAGGAATGTTGTATCTGCCTTTCTTCTTATGATGATGGGGTTGAACTAAGAGAACTTCCTTGTGGTCACCATTTTCACTGTGGCTGTGTGGATAAATGGCTGCATATTAATGCTACGTGCCCCCTCTGCAAGTATAACATCTTGAAGAGTAGCAACGTCGGTGAAGAGGAAGTGTGAAGATGTCAGGGTAGTATTTTTTGAGGAATCTGTAGTCTTTTTGATTCACAGTATAATAGGCACAGCTTGTTAATATATACATCCATACAAAGGTACACAATTGCTACTGCTGCTGTGCTGTTATGGTGTAGGGGTAGTTGTTTTCATTGTTCGTAATTATTGTGGCTTCTAAGTTCTAATTAGATGTGTATATCAGTGTTATTCATTGCATATGGGCTATAATTATCTCAAGAGGCAATTTGgttgtcattttcatttcatttcatttcgtCTTCATTAATTATTGTTGTATATGAGGGTTGATTCTATAATGTCTCGTATATGAGATTTTGGAGGAACTGttgttgaccaaaaaaaacaaagaacatTACGGTGGAACTGAGGAGGTGTGTTGCAGTGCCTAACTGGTCCCTATCAATGCTGTCCATACCAGACACACTGATTCATCGGCTTCCAGGAAAGCATTGGGGTGTTTAATTTTCCATATTGTTGCGGCGCTTCTTCCTCTTTCCAATTTTTTAAGTAAATGTTTCCATCATTTCCTGTTTATTCTAACACTTGTTTGTGATTATGTGACGAGGGAAATTCACAGGAGAGTTCGCTTGACGAGAAAATTAAAAACGAGAGAAAAATGAAGGATAGTACTAGTTTTGAACTTTCCAATTTTCATCGCATATTTTCCTCAACTTAGGTCCATTTTcttatttgaccaaaaaaaaaaaggtccaTTTTCTTAATATTAGTCAAGCTTCCTtatctttctcatttttttcaatCATACCACACGTCATAACTcttaattttctctctctacttTTCTTATCTCTCCGTTAGGTGAAGGTGGAGAGGTGTGAAAAAGTAATTTTCTATCATTTTTCTACCGTGTTTTCTTAAATTAGTCAATTGGAAATTGTAATGATGTGCTCTGAAACTGGATATAGGTTTAATGTATGAAAAATCGGCtgcaattaaatttttaaactgAGTTTCTAGAAAAGAACTTCATTTCATTTAAGTTATATAATTAATGGATTAGCTATAAACTCTTAAATTAAATCACTTGTTACATACAATTGGAATGTTTCAGTAAATACACTCACATGCTAGTACGGCTGATAATCATAATATTAATCATCTTAAGACTTTGAGACTCTCGATTATATGTTTAAGGAGGGTTGTGCTGCTATACTCTTAAGTCCTTCTATACATAACATTTTCATTCTCTTTGTTTCTCTGTTATTATTTAAAGTGTGATGATTGATGATCATCTTAAGACTTTAAGACATTGATGATTGATGATCATTAAGGGGGGAACTGAAAGAAGTAAAGTAATTTAGTGCACAAGCTATGATTCATAATATTGTTGACACAATTTTCACTTCATTTTCCATTCAATTACCTCACACATTACTTTCTCTATTCACTACAAACTTTTCCCATAGATTACACAAAGTAATGACAACACCTTCTACGCACCGCACTGCATGTGGCCCCACCCCAGCCGCTAGTCACTAGTCACTAGACG from Lotus japonicus ecotype B-129 chromosome 2, LjGifu_v1.2 includes:
- the LOC130741157 gene encoding E3 ubiquitin-protein ligase At1g12760-like yields the protein MASATPTRSSEDILNTAPLLSNSAGSSAEINSDRRFARRQRLMQAARFIRQASGQGMMREPSVMVREAAAEQLEERQSDWAYSKPVVILDLVWNFAFVVASTAVCVLSRTEAPDMPLRLWIAGYALQCVIHMVCVCVEFRRRRRNLHNGVPGVSTSSANLSSASRVGSRSASGYVSFAQFDEERTSVAKHLESANTMFSFIWWIIGFYWVSAGGQDLAQDSPQLYWLCIIFLGFDVVFVVFCVALACIIGIAVCCCLPCIIAILYAVADQEGASKEDIEQLSRFKFRRIESNEKPTGNAQGPGGGIMTECLADSPIEHVLAEEDAECCICLSSYDDGVELRELPCGHHFHCGCVDKWLHINATCPLCKYNILKSSNVGEEEV